DNA sequence from the Janibacter sp. CX7 genome:
CTCCACCCGTCGAGTGCTTGTCGGAGGTCGGCCGGCTCAGCGAGGAGAAGTCCATGCGCTCACCGCTGGCGATCATCGCCGCGGTCCACCGGGCGATCTCCGGGCGGGTCATGCCGTTGAGCAGGATCGCCATCGCGAGCGATGACATCTGCTCGTCGGCGACGACCCCGCGGGTGTAGGCGTCGATGACCCAGTCGATCTGCTCGGGGCTCAGCTCCCCGCGGTCCCGCTTCGTGCGGATGATGTCGACGGCGTCGTGCTGCTCGGTCACGGTGCTCCCTTCGTCAGGTCGTCGGCGCCGAAGGCCTGGGGCAGGATCTCGGCGAGACCCCGCTCGCCCTCCGGCGTCTGGATGCGGCACTGCGCACCGCCGTGCTCCCACAGCAGCTGGCGGCAGCGACCGCACGGCATGAGCGTCTCACCCCGGGCGTCGACGCACCACACGGCGACGAGCCGGCCGCCCCCGGTGCGCACGAGGTCGCTGATCAGGCCGCACTCGGCGCACAGGCCGACCGCGTACGAG
Encoded proteins:
- a CDS encoding cytidine deaminase, whose amino-acid sequence is MAGPIAAADWERLRESAVEAMGRAYAPYSNFPVGVAGLADDGRLLSGCNVENASYAVGLCAECGLISDLVRTGGGRLVAVWCVDARGETLMPCGRCRQLLWEHGGAQCRIQTPEGERGLAEILPQAFGADDLTKGAP